The window AGCCAGAAATCAAGACAAAATGTGTACAAATACACACTGGATTAATACAGAATCAACTAATCCACCACTTTAGTCTTCTCAAAAAGGCAAAGTGGCCATATGGACAAACATCTATTGTTGGGGGGGAACTGTAAAACTGCCTCTTCATGAATGAAAACAGTCCATGGAAGTTCAAACAAGTGATGCCTGCCAAATTCATCTCTAAGCCACTACAGCTTTCTGTTTCAGTGGAACATGCACATATTTTTGGAGTAATTACTGTTTTCCTCGAGTTGGTTTGAGATGTTTCCCAAAGCTCGTTATTTATCTACACTTCTGAGACTTTGATAGCACTTTGAGAATAATATAGGTAATATATCACAATGTAaatcaggggtgcacaaactttttgTCTTGGGAGGCCAAAGTATACTGCTTAAGGTGGTCCCAaggacaaaaagacaaaagaatatACAGATAAAGAAGGTAGGTTTCAAAAAGGTATTTAAttggtaaataataataaaataagtaaattaaataggtaacacacacacacacaccttctaagccgcttctccttctggggggtgctggagcctatcccagctgtcactgggatacaccctggacaggtcgccagtccatcgcaggacagacagacacattcactcacatttTTTCACATAGGTAATTGGTAAATACAGTTATAATAGAATGAAAATAAGAATGTACAAGTTATATATAGTAGAAAAATATGTCTGTTCACTTACTGGGTGAGGGGGGTGGGGTTAGGGTAACTTTCTGGTGGTCCAAATCAAACGTCGTCATGTGCcaactttgggcagccctgatgtAGATCATCAGCTGGAATATAAGAATATTATATAGGGATATATTATGGAAGATGTAGACAATAAGACAATATATCTGGTAAAGAAATATAGTCTTGCATACTGTGTCCTGTCATGAAAAACACACTGTTTGTATGACTGCATATAGTTGAAGTGACAAATAAAGAAATCTAAGTGTAGTAATTCAACAATGTTCTGTGTTTGGAAGCAAGTGAAGACTTGCCTGAGCATCTCAAACAAGAAGACAAACGCCATTAACagctgattaataaatctgccaccttttgttttttcctaGTGGTTTCGGTAGCAGGAGAGACAGGTGCCCCAGGTGAGCCCGGCCCTGCTGGACCACCTGGACCTCCCGGACCCCCAGGAGAGAATGGTGAAGGATACCCCGGACCTCAGGGTCCACCCGGACCCCCTGGACCTGCTGGCTACTCTGCCCCTGGAAAGCCTGGTACTCCAGGTGGACCTGGCAAACCAGGTATACCAGGTGCACATGGACCCAAGGGAGATGCTGGCGCACCCGGTCCTCAGGGTGCAAGGGGCGCACCTGGACCTACTGGCAGCCCTGGGCCTGCTGGTATTTCTGCAACTGGCAAACCTGGACCAGCTGGgctgcctggagcagtgggacCAAGAGGAGAACCAGGTCATAAGGGATATCCAGGTGCACCTGGTCAGGCaggacagaaaggagagagaggtattGGAGTTCAGGGGCCACAAGGTGAGAGGGGTCCAACTGGACCTATGGGACCTGTAGGGGCAACTGGCCAGCCTGGCATTGGTAAACCGGGTAAACCTGGATATCCAGGTGAGGCTGGTAAGCCAGGCACACCTGGTCATGATGGTGCACCAGGTGCTGTGGGACCAACTGGACCAAAAGGCAACACTGGAGCTCCTGGAGTTGGAATTCCAGGTAAACCAGGTGAAAATGGTGCTCCAGGTCTGTCTGGTCCTTCTGGCCCCAAAGGTCATCAGGGAGCAACTGGAGCACCTGGTGCTCCCGGTGTTCCAGGTTATGGCAAACCAGGTGCAAATGGTCAGAAAGGTGAAAGAGGTGGAGTAGGTAGCCCTGGTACAACTGGTCAGAAAGGTGAGCCAGGTTCTGTGGGACCCACTGGATACACAGGTGCAACTGGTCCCACGGGTCCAGCTGGTCCTCAGGGTGCAAGAGGTTTTCCAGGTGAGAGGGGAGCCACAGGTGAGAAGGGCGAAACCGGTCCAGGGGGGCCTCAGGGCAGCAGGGGACAAAAGGGAGATCAGGGGGCACAAGGTATTGAGGGAAAACAAGGTTACCCAGGTGCAGCAGGCCCACAGGGTGCAAGGGGAGCTACAGGTGCCCCAGGTAGCAAAGGAGATACTGGTGCCACTGGTGCCACTGGTGCTCCAGGTGCAACTGGACCTGTTGGCCCCAAGGGACATACAGGATACACTGGACCTGCTGGTGAGACAGGGCCTGCAGGTGCCCCTGGGGCTCGAGGACCTGTTGGTGCCACTGGTCCTGTCGGTCCACCAGGTGCTAAAGGTCACCCTGGCCTTCCTGGGGCACCTGGCCCTGCAGGTGTCACTGCTAAGGGAATTCCTGGACCTCAGGGTCCACCTGGACTTCCTGGAGCTGATGGAGCTCCTGGTGCATCTGGACCAGCTGGTCCTCCTGGCCCACCTGGTCCTCCTGGTGAGGTCGTCTTTGAGAAGGCCGCAGGACCAGCTGAAATCGTGGTGCCTTTTGTCAAGACCCCAATGTCTGCATTTACCGTTGCAACCGTGACACCTTATCCTCCATCTGGTAGCCCCATTAAGTTTGATCAGATCGTTTACAATGCAGAGCATCACTATGATCCTGAGACAGGTCTCTTTACCTGCCAGGTTCCAGGAATCTATTACTTCTCCTACAGCATGCACGTGAACGGTGCTAATGCTTTGGTGGCACTGTACAAGAACAGTGACCCAGTCATGTTCACCTATGATGAGTACAACAAGGGCTTCCTGGACCAGATGTCTGGTAGTGCTGTCCTTCAGCTTAACGAGCAGGACACCGTCTATATTCAGATCCCCGATGATGAGGCCAACGGCGTCTTTGCCGCTGACAACGTCCACTGCTCCTTCAGTGGCTTCCTGATTGCCTCTACGTGATACGGTGATAAAACCATCCCTCAACTCCTAAACCCTCTCGCTGTTTCTCAAACATGAAGAACGTCCTGTTCATCTGGGCAGGTTGTTCTTTGGTTCTGAGAAACAGAAGCATCTCAACTTGAAAATACAGAGCAGTAGGTGCTAATAAGAAGGACCTAATTTATGTAACAGGTTACCAGGGACAGAAAGGCAGTTAAAAGTCAAGAACAAttatctttattttactttacttttggGGGTGAAGAAAGCATGTGaagtttaatgtttatttcatgtcctgacaatgtaattttttttttattattatttttctgatCGCAGAGGGtgattttttttggcttttttttaccTCGTTATTGGTGACTTTATTTCCTTATTGATTACACAAAAGAGAGAATGTTGTTCCAGACATCCTTGCATCTGACTTGAATATTGTGAAATGGTCAAATTGATCATAATGAAACACACCAGACATACAAAACACGTTTCTAAATGTTTATGCATAAAAAATAACTGTGCATTGTAAACCATCATAATAAGTCAAATAAACTGTCTTACAGAACATTGGTTTGCTGTGTCTTGTTTGGCATCTACATATATTGAGATTATTTTATTCAGATAAAAAAtgaaacttcaaaataaaattttacaacTTTTTGCAAAAAATCTAGATCATAGATCAGATCAAAGAACACCTCAGGCCACTAATTTGTTCTTGCAGCAGGCATAGACCAacacttttgaataatttttaGACTTGCCTTTGAAAACCAAAGTGAGAAGCTGTTGGAAGAACCAAACCAAAGCCATAAACATGACAacgtttgtttgtgttggtttaaaCCAAAGAggtctacagagaacatttcTTATTCCAACCGAGGgcatgtaaacagtgtaaatagcTGGGGGAAAGGTAGGGAGTATCCCTCGGTGAGCGTGTTGAGCTTGTCCCCTCAACCTTAAAAAGATATTGGTTAGGTGGAGAGGCCAGTCAAACAGAAGCCCTTGGGTGGAGTTTGATCAAGCCAGCCACAACCACAGGCAGCCGAAGGCCGTGCCATCATGTGAGGAGTTTGCGGTCGAGTTAAAAGGCTGGGGGTGACAGGAGGTGGAGGCTAGAGCCGTTTCTATCTTAGAACAGCCAAGGGTTCCCAACCTTAGCAGAAATACACGAGCACCAGCCGAGGTGGAAGCCACAAGCTTGAGGCGTTCATCCAAAAAGCACATCTAGTGCACAAACTAGGAACAGGAATATTGGGTGAAAACACACCCTTCTTGTGGTGGTTAGATTAGTGGTAAGGTTAATCCGGGAGTGTAAGAACAGCTTGGTTTAAAATTGGGTTTAAATGCTGCGGTAAACTAAAAACACCCCAGCGGTGTCTGTTGTCATCCCATTTATACTTAGAAAGCCACAGGTTTTCATGGGTTTTGAAAAGGAAACATCCTCCGATGTTCTGAGAGAAATATGTCCATCACTTTgaattattgttaaaactggAAGCACGTGAAGCAGGCCAGAAGCTTAACGTCCCAAAATGTTCCTTGGTCAATGTTACTcgtaaaatgtttaaaaaaatagccGTTAGTCAGACTGTCCAGAAAAAATGGTCAaccaatgtttttttgttttttttgccaaaacatAAATGAAGTAAAAGCAATCCAGAAGATTAGGGATCCCAAATTGCATTTCTAAAACAGAACAGCAGGGccttcactctcagaaaaaaaggtagtaAACCGTccctggggcaggacccctcttgtcactgaaGTACTTCCCTCAAGGGctcatctcagcacctttagtcagggaacataactgaaccataatccactgaaatgatctgttctaagctggactgactccacacaccccgcctcgcctccaggcttttactctactgctctgttttaaaacattcggttatgaaaaggaacaaataccaacttttcacctggagaaactgatttaaggttcacaatcagaccttaaaaccactggagaacctttgagggaacatttacacagtttgtaccttgatgatcGAAAactgtacctgcacagtacctttatttctaacagtgtacagtagTGGGCACCAACCCTGGTCTTGGTAATCTACTTCCTGCTGAATCTAGTTCTGCC is drawn from Pygocentrus nattereri isolate fPygNat1 chromosome 10, fPygNat1.pri, whole genome shotgun sequence and contains these coding sequences:
- the col10a1a gene encoding collagen, type X, alpha 1a encodes the protein MDLRVASILFLLVALVAAHGERYVVKKVMKAPQYQPYSVKSHVVSVAGETGAPGEPGPAGPPGPPGPPGENGEGYPGPQGPPGPPGPAGYSAPGKPGTPGGPGKPGIPGAHGPKGDAGAPGPQGARGAPGPTGSPGPAGISATGKPGPAGLPGAVGPRGEPGHKGYPGAPGQAGQKGERGIGVQGPQGERGPTGPMGPVGATGQPGIGKPGKPGYPGEAGKPGTPGHDGAPGAVGPTGPKGNTGAPGVGIPGKPGENGAPGLSGPSGPKGHQGATGAPGAPGVPGYGKPGANGQKGERGGVGSPGTTGQKGEPGSVGPTGYTGATGPTGPAGPQGARGFPGERGATGEKGETGPGGPQGSRGQKGDQGAQGIEGKQGYPGAAGPQGARGATGAPGSKGDTGATGATGAPGATGPVGPKGHTGYTGPAGETGPAGAPGARGPVGATGPVGPPGAKGHPGLPGAPGPAGVTAKGIPGPQGPPGLPGADGAPGASGPAGPPGPPGPPGEVVFEKAAGPAEIVVPFVKTPMSAFTVATVTPYPPSGSPIKFDQIVYNAEHHYDPETGLFTCQVPGIYYFSYSMHVNGANALVALYKNSDPVMFTYDEYNKGFLDQMSGSAVLQLNEQDTVYIQIPDDEANGVFAADNVHCSFSGFLIAST